In Massilia sp. METH4, the genomic window AGCGCGGAATGATCTCGAACAGGCCGCGCACCGTCATCGTTTCCAGTGGCACGTCGGTTTCGAAACCCTGGGCGATCATCGCCGGCCCGCCAATTCCGTGGAAGCGCGCACCGGGCAGGTGCGGACGCAGGCCGGCCAGCAGCCGCGCGGCAAGCATGTCGCCGGACGGTTCGCCGGCGACGATGGCGATGGAGGGCTGCCCGGCCGCCGGGGCGGCGGACAGTTCAGCGGACGATGCCACGGTTCGCGGTATCGAGGAAGGTGCGGAAGGCGCGGATGTGCTCCGCGGCGTCCGGCGTGCCGTTCTCCTGTTCCAGCAACGCCGCCTTGGCCTCTTCCAGCGTATGGCCGGAGCGGTACAGGATCTTGTACGACTGGCGCAGCGCGTTGATCTGCTCGCGCGTAAACCCGCGACGCTTCAGGCCTTCGATATTGATGCCGTGGGCCTGCGCCGGGTTGCCGTTCAGGAGCACGAACGGCGGCACGTCCTGCGTGAGGCTGGTGCTCATGCCCACGAAGGCATGCGCGCCGATCTTGCAGAACTGGTGCACGTTGGCGTAGCCGCTCATGATGACCCAGTCGCCGATCTCCACGTGGCCCGCCATCTGCGCATTGTTCGAGAAGATCGTGTTATTGCCCACCACGCAGTCGTGCGCCAGGTGCACGTAGGCGGAAATCCAGTTGTCGTTGCCCAGTTTCGTCACGCCCTTGTCCTGCACCGTGCCCAGGTTGAACGTGCAGAATTCGCGGATCGTGTTGCGGTCGCCCACTTCGAGGCGGGTCGGCTCGCCCTTCCACTTCTTGTCCTGCGGCGGCGCGCCGATGGACGAGAACTGGAAGAACTTGTTGTCGCTGCCGATCGTCGTGTGCCCTTCGATGACCACGTGCGGGCCGACCCAGGTGCGGTCGCCGATGACGACGTCAGGGCCCACGATCGAATACGCGCCGATCTCGACACCTTCGCCCAGCTGTGCCTTCGGATCGACGATCGCGGTAGGATGTATGGTCGCCATGCTGCTGCCTCCCTTCTGTTTCCCCACCCTTACTGTGCTTCGGCGGTGTTACGGATGGTGCACATCAGTTCCGCCTCGACAGCCGTCTGGCCATCGACGCTGCCCACCGCCTTGTACTTCCAGATGCCGCGCGACACGCGCAGGATTTCCACGTCCATCTTCAGCTGGTCGCCGGGGCCCACCGGGCGCTTGAAGCGCGCGTTGTCGATGCCCACGAAGTAGACCACCGAGTTCTCGTCGGGCTTCACGCCCATCGTCAGGAACGACAGGATGGCAGCCGTTTGCGCCATCGCCTCGATCATCAGCACGCCCGGCATCACGGGCTTGTGCGGGAAGTGGCCGTTGAAGAATTCCTCGTTGACGGTCACGTTCTTGATGGCGGTGATCGTCTTGTTCGCTTCCCAGTTCAGCACCCGGTCAACCAGCAGCAGCGGATAGCGGTGCGGCAGCAGTTCCTTGATCTGGTTGATGCACAGGGTCTTGTTTTCTGCAGTGGTGGTCATGATTCGTCTTCTTGTTTCGTTGTGTTCGTTGTCGTGTTTTTCAGGGCTTTTTCCAGTGCCCGGATTTTCTCGCGCATCGTGGAAAGATTGCGCACGATCGCGGCGGACTTTTCCCATTCGCTGTTCTTGGCCAGCGGGTAGAAGCCTGTGTAATGCCCCGGCTCGGGCAGCGAGCGCGACACCATGCTGCCCGACGAGACGTGCACGTGGTCGGCGATCGTCAGGTGGCCCAGCACCATGGCCGCGCCGCCGAACGTGCAGTACTTGCCGATCTTCGCGCTGCCGGCCACGCCCACGCAGCCGGCCATGGCCGTGTGCGCGCCGATGTGGCAGTTGTGGCCGATCTGGATCTGGTTGTCCAGCTTCACCCCATCCTCGATGACCGTGTCGGCCAGCGCGCCGCGGTCGACCGTGGTGTTGGCGCCGATGTCGACATCGTCGCCGATCACCACGCGGCCCACCTGCGGGATCTTGATGTAGACGCCGCCCTCGTTGGCGAAGCCGAAGCCGTCGGTGCCGATCACGGCGCCCGAGTGCAGGATGCCGCGCGCGCCGATCACGCAGCGCGCGTGGAAGGTGACGTTGGCGAAGAAGTGCGTGCCCTCGCCCACCACCGCTTCGCGGCCGATGAAGCAGCCGGCATCGATCACGGCGTTGGCCTTGATTTCTGCGCCGGCCTCCACGGTCACGTGCGGGCCGATGTGGGCGCTGGCGTCCACGCGCGCGGTCGGGTCCACATATGCGGTCGGGTGGATGCCCGGCGGCGGCACGTGCGCCGTCAGCGCCTCGAAGTACTGCGCGGCGCGCGCGAAGTACGCGTAGGGATTCTTCGTGACGATGCGCGCCCCGGAGTAGGTTTGCGCCACGAGCGCGTCATCGTTCGGCGACAGGATCAGTGCCGCCGCACGGCTTTGCCCGGCCTGCGCGCGGAACTTGCTGTTGGAGAGAAAGCTGATGTGTGAAACGCCGGCGTCCGTCAACGGCGCGATCCCCACCACCTGCAGGTTGGGGTCGCCGATCAACTCTCCGCCGAAGCGCTCGACCAGGTCTCCCAGTCGAATGCCCATGAACTATCCAATCAAAAGTGGAAAAGCCGGCCGCGGCTGCACATCGCGCAGCTGCGGCCGGCGTTTTTCGTGATTACTTGTCGAGTGCCGCCAGCACCTTGTCGGTGATGTCGATGCGCGGGTTGGCCCACACCGCATCCTGCAGCACGATGTCGAAGCCTTCGGTCAGCGCCAGTTGCTTGATGATGCGCGTGGCCTTCTCGGCGATCGCCGCGCGCTCCTCGTTGGTGCGCTGGGACAGGTCTTCGCGGAACTCGCGCTGGCGGCGCTGGAAGTCCTTGTCCAGCTCGACCACCTCGCGCTGGCGCTTGATACGGTCGGCCTCGCTCAGCGTGGGCTCGTCCTTCGTGTATTTCTCGGTGGCCGCCTTCAGGCGCGCACCCAGTTCGTTCATCGCCTTTTCCCGTGGCGAGAACTCTTCCTTCAGCTTGTCGCCGGCCAGCCGGGCCAGCTTCGATTCGTTATAGATGCGCTCGGGGCTGAGCCAGGCGATCCGCGAGGACTGGGCCTGCGCGTACGCGGTTCCCAGCGCCAGCCAGCCCAGCGCCACGACGGCAAACATCCTGCCAAGCGTAGCAGTTGCGGTCTTCAACATGATTCTCCTCTGCTCATTCCCCATATTGCCCAGTTCGTCCGGGTTCAGCCTCGGAATCCGGCCTCAGAAACCGGTACCCATCTGGAACTGGAAGCGTTCCAGGCGGTCGCCGTACATCGGATTAATAGGCTTAGCATAACTCAACTTCAGGGGGCCCACCGGGGAAATCCAGCTCACCCCCAGACCGGTCGAGAAGCGCAGCTCGGACAGGCGCATCTTCGCCCCTTCCTGGTAAACCTGGCCGCCGTCGAAGAACGCGAACCAGCGCAGGCTACGGTCCTTGCCCTGCCCCGGGAACGGGAACTGCACCTCGGCATTGCCGATCAGGCGCGAGGCGCCGCCCAGCGCGTCGCCGTTGGTGTCGAGGTAACCCAGCGAGGAGCTGTAGTAGCCGCGCACCGAGCCGATGCCGCCCGCGTAGAAGTTCTTGAACACCGGGTATGGGCGGTCGCCGATGCCGTGGCCGTAGTCGAACTCGCCCTTCAGCGCCAGCGTGGCCCAGGAAGTGAGCGGACGGTACCACTGGTGCTCGTACACCGCGCGGAAGTACTTCGAATCGCCGATCAGGTCCAGTTCCAGGTTGGCGCGCTGGTAGCGGCCGATCGTCGGCGTCACCGCGCTGTCGCGGCTGTCGCGGCCCCAGGCCACCGTCAGCGGCACGGAGTTCGACGACACGGTGCCCTCGCCGCTGGCCGGGCCGCCCAGGTCGCGCACATACTGCTTGAAGTACGTGGGGCTGGTGAAGTCCGTCTTCACGGTCGCGCGTTCCAGGCCGATGCCGAAGAACACGGTATCGACTTCGGAGAACGGCACGCCCCAGCTCACGCGGCCGCCGGTCTGGCGGATCGAGTAGCCGCCGATGTTCACGGCCGGCGGGTCGAACGTGCGCAGGTACAGCTCGTAGCTCTGCGACACGCCGTCGTCCGTGTAGTACGGGTTCGTTTGCGAGAACGCGATCGTGCGGCTGTATTTGCTGGTGTTCAGTTCGATGCCCACCGTGTTGCCCGAGCCGGCGAAGTTCGCCTGCTGGATCGAGGCGGACAGGCTGAACTTCTCAGCCTGCGAGAACGCGCCGCCGATCTGGAAGTTGCCGGTCGGCTTTTCGACCACGGTCAGGTTCACGTCCACCTGGTCGTTGGTGCCCTGCGCTTCCGGCGTGTCCACCGTCACGTCCTTGAAGTAGCCCAGGCGGTCGACACGGTCGCGCGAGAGCTTGACCTTGTTCGCGTCGTACCAGCTCGATTCGAACTGGCGGAATTCGCGGCGGATCACCTCGTCGCGTGTGGTGGTATTGCCCTGGATGTTCATGTGGCGCACATAGGCGCGCTTGCCCGGATCGATGAAGAAGGTGAAGGCGACTTCGCGCTTCTCGCGGTTGATCTCCGGGTTGGCGTTCACGTTGGCGAACGCGAAGCCGAAGGTGCCCAGGCGGTCGGTGATCAGCTTGTTGGTCGCGGTCAGGCGCGCGCCGGAATACGTTTCACCCTTCTTCAGCAGTACCAGGGAACGCAGCTCGTCCTCGCGGCCGAACATCTCGCCTTCGAACTTGATGTCGGAGACCGTGTACTTCTCGCCTTCGGTGATGTTGATGGTGAGGTAGATGTCCTTCTTGTCCGGCGTGATCGAGACCTGGGTGGAATCGACGTTCATCTCCACGTAGCCGCGGTCCAGGTAGAACGACTTCAGCGCTTCCAGGTCGCCGGTCAGCTTCGTCTTCGAATACTGGTCGGCCTTCGTGTACCAGCTGAACCAGCCCGACGTGTTCAGCGACAGTTCCTTGCGCAGCTCCTTGTCGGAGAACACCTTGTTGCCGACGATGTTGATCTGCTTGATGCGGGCGATCTCGCCTTCATCGACATTGAACATGATGGACACGCGGTTGCGCTCCATCGGCGTGACGGTGGTGGTGACCTTCACGCCGTACAGGCCGCGCGACAGGTACTGGCGCTTCAATTCCTGCTCGGCGCGGTCGACGGTCGCCTTGTCGAAGGTCTTCGCTTCGCCCACGCCGATGTCCTTCAGCGCGTTGACGAGCATGTCCTTCTCGAATTCCTGGGTGCCGGTAAAGTCGACCTTGGCGATCGCGGGGCGTTCCTCGACGATCACCACCAGCACGTCGCCATCTTTTTCCAGCCGCACGTCCTTGAAGATGCCGGTCGCGTACAGCGCCTTGATCGTGGAGACGGATTTATCGTCGCTGAACGTTTCACCCACGCGCACCGGCAGGTAGCTGAACACGGTGCCCGCCTCGGTGCGCTGGATGCCTTCGACGCGGATATCCTTGACGACGAAGGGTTGGATGGCGAAGGCGCTGCCGGAGCAGAACGCCAGGACGGCGGCACCGATCAGCGTGCGGCGAAACGAAGGCGAGGCAAAGCGGTCAGAAATGAATTTCATTGGCAAAATTAAAGGCGTGAAAGCCGCTTCGCGATAATCCGGCAGCGTCTTGCGACACCATTTCCGCAATCATTCCGAACCAGCTTCCCGAATACGAGACTGCACACGCGGCCAAGCGGATTACAGCAACCGCGCGACATCGTTGAATACAGCGAGCGCCATCAAGGTCACCAACAACCCGACACCCAGCCGCTGTGCAATCTCCCCAAAACGCTCCGGCACCGGGCGCCCAGTCAAAACTTCCAGCGAATAATACAGCAAATGGCCGCCATCCAGAACCGGTATCGGGAGCAAATTCATTACCCCGAGGCTGATGCTGACGACCGCCATGAACGACAGATAGCTGGCCAGCCCGATGCGCGAACTCTGGCCCGCGTAATCGGCGATCGTGATGGGACCGGTCACGTTCTTCCACGAGACTTCGCCGACGATCATCCTGCCGATCATGCGCACGGTGAGTACGCTGGTGTCCCACACCTTGCGCGCGGACTTGGCCAGCGCGGCGAGCGGACCATCCGCGACGACGATCATATCCGGCCGCCCCAGCAGTTCGACCTTGATCTTACCGACTGTTACACCGTCTTTACCCGTCTCCGCGTCCGGCACCACGGGCACCTGCACGATCTCGCCGCCGCGCCGCACGTCGAGCTGCACCGTGCGGCCCGCGGCCTTGCGGATCGCGCCGCTGAACGCACCGATATCGACGACCGGCTTGCCGTCCATCGCCACCACCTGGTCGCCGCTGCGCAGGCCGGCGCGCGCGCCGGCACCCGCCGGATCGACCTTGCCCAGCACGGGCGCGGGCAGCCAGATGGCAAAGCCCAGTGCGCCCGGCACGTCATCGTCGAGGTCGACCGCGCGCAGCGCTTCCGCCGGCAGCGTGAACGTGAAGCGGCCGCGCCCGGGCCGCTCCAGCTCGACCTGGGCGGGCGTGCCATCCTTCGCCTCGACCACCGCTTCGATCAGCTCCCAGCGCAGCTCGGACCAACCCTGGACGGGATTGCCGTTGACGGCGCGCACCACGTCGTCGCGATCCAGGCCGGCGATCGACGCGGGCGTTCGCGCCGCCGGCTCCGCGATGCGCGTGGCCGGCTCCTCGATGCCGTGCATGTACAGGCCGGCGTACAGCGCGATCGCCAGCAGGAAATTGGCGATGGGGCCGGCGGCGACGATGGCGATGCGCTTCCACACGTTCTGGCGCGTGAATTCGCGCGGCAGGTCGTCGGGCGGGATATCCTTCGCGTCCTGCTCGCGGGCGTCCAGCATTTTCACGTAGCCGCCCAGCGGCAAGGCGGAAACGGCCCACTCGGTCTGGTCCGGCCCGAAACGGCGCGACCACACCACGCGGCCCATGCCGACCGAAAAGCGC contains:
- the rseP gene encoding RIP metalloprotease RseP is translated as MNLLQTLLAFIVALGTLVIIHELGHYLVARWCGVKVLRFSVGMGRVVWSRRFGPDQTEWAVSALPLGGYVKMLDAREQDAKDIPPDDLPREFTRQNVWKRIAIVAAGPIANFLLAIALYAGLYMHGIEEPATRIAEPAARTPASIAGLDRDDVVRAVNGNPVQGWSELRWELIEAVVEAKDGTPAQVELERPGRGRFTFTLPAEALRAVDLDDDVPGALGFAIWLPAPVLGKVDPAGAGARAGLRSGDQVVAMDGKPVVDIGAFSGAIRKAAGRTVQLDVRRGGEIVQVPVVPDAETGKDGVTVGKIKVELLGRPDMIVVADGPLAALAKSARKVWDTSVLTVRMIGRMIVGEVSWKNVTGPITIADYAGQSSRIGLASYLSFMAVVSISLGVMNLLPIPVLDGGHLLYYSLEVLTGRPVPERFGEIAQRLGVGLLVTLMALAVFNDVARLL
- the bamA gene encoding outer membrane protein assembly factor BamA, with the protein product MKFISDRFASPSFRRTLIGAAVLAFCSGSAFAIQPFVVKDIRVEGIQRTEAGTVFSYLPVRVGETFSDDKSVSTIKALYATGIFKDVRLEKDGDVLVVIVEERPAIAKVDFTGTQEFEKDMLVNALKDIGVGEAKTFDKATVDRAEQELKRQYLSRGLYGVKVTTTVTPMERNRVSIMFNVDEGEIARIKQINIVGNKVFSDKELRKELSLNTSGWFSWYTKADQYSKTKLTGDLEALKSFYLDRGYVEMNVDSTQVSITPDKKDIYLTINITEGEKYTVSDIKFEGEMFGREDELRSLVLLKKGETYSGARLTATNKLITDRLGTFGFAFANVNANPEINREKREVAFTFFIDPGKRAYVRHMNIQGNTTTRDEVIRREFRQFESSWYDANKVKLSRDRVDRLGYFKDVTVDTPEAQGTNDQVDVNLTVVEKPTGNFQIGGAFSQAEKFSLSASIQQANFAGSGNTVGIELNTSKYSRTIAFSQTNPYYTDDGVSQSYELYLRTFDPPAVNIGGYSIRQTGGRVSWGVPFSEVDTVFFGIGLERATVKTDFTSPTYFKQYVRDLGGPASGEGTVSSNSVPLTVAWGRDSRDSAVTPTIGRYQRANLELDLIGDSKYFRAVYEHQWYRPLTSWATLALKGEFDYGHGIGDRPYPVFKNFYAGGIGSVRGYYSSSLGYLDTNGDALGGASRLIGNAEVQFPFPGQGKDRSLRWFAFFDGGQVYQEGAKMRLSELRFSTGLGVSWISPVGPLKLSYAKPINPMYGDRLERFQFQMGTGF
- the lpxD gene encoding UDP-3-O-(3-hydroxymyristoyl)glucosamine N-acyltransferase, encoding MGIRLGDLVERFGGELIGDPNLQVVGIAPLTDAGVSHISFLSNSKFRAQAGQSRAAALILSPNDDALVAQTYSGARIVTKNPYAYFARAAQYFEALTAHVPPPGIHPTAYVDPTARVDASAHIGPHVTVEAGAEIKANAVIDAGCFIGREAVVGEGTHFFANVTFHARCVIGARGILHSGAVIGTDGFGFANEGGVYIKIPQVGRVVIGDDVDIGANTTVDRGALADTVIEDGVKLDNQIQIGHNCHIGAHTAMAGCVGVAGSAKIGKYCTFGGAAMVLGHLTIADHVHVSSGSMVSRSLPEPGHYTGFYPLAKNSEWEKSAAIVRNLSTMREKIRALEKALKNTTTNTTKQEDES
- the fabZ gene encoding 3-hydroxyacyl-ACP dehydratase FabZ is translated as MTTTAENKTLCINQIKELLPHRYPLLLVDRVLNWEANKTITAIKNVTVNEEFFNGHFPHKPVMPGVLMIEAMAQTAAILSFLTMGVKPDENSVVYFVGIDNARFKRPVGPGDQLKMDVEILRVSRGIWKYKAVGSVDGQTAVEAELMCTIRNTAEAQ
- a CDS encoding OmpH family outer membrane protein: MLKTATATLGRMFAVVALGWLALGTAYAQAQSSRIAWLSPERIYNESKLARLAGDKLKEEFSPREKAMNELGARLKAATEKYTKDEPTLSEADRIKRQREVVELDKDFQRRQREFREDLSQRTNEERAAIAEKATRIIKQLALTEGFDIVLQDAVWANPRIDITDKVLAALDK
- the lpxA gene encoding acyl-ACP--UDP-N-acetylglucosamine O-acyltransferase, whose protein sequence is MATIHPTAIVDPKAQLGEGVEIGAYSIVGPDVVIGDRTWVGPHVVIEGHTTIGSDNKFFQFSSIGAPPQDKKWKGEPTRLEVGDRNTIREFCTFNLGTVQDKGVTKLGNDNWISAYVHLAHDCVVGNNTIFSNNAQMAGHVEIGDWVIMSGYANVHQFCKIGAHAFVGMSTSLTQDVPPFVLLNGNPAQAHGINIEGLKRRGFTREQINALRQSYKILYRSGHTLEEAKAALLEQENGTPDAAEHIRAFRTFLDTANRGIVR